One Salvia splendens isolate huo1 chromosome 12, SspV2, whole genome shotgun sequence genomic window carries:
- the LOC121758476 gene encoding heavy metal-associated isoprenylated plant protein 47-like, translating into MKMKIVIKVPLHKEKDKSKAMKIVVAEEGVISVSIGKDNDQLEVVGEGVDSVCLAKSLRKKFCFADILSVAEVKPEKKSPEKCQLPFCMFPPPPCQPFYERHYYDDPGNPSCCVM; encoded by the exons ATGAAG ATGAAGATTGTGATCAAAGTGCCACTGCATAAAGAGAAGGATAAATCCAAGGCCATGAAGATTGTTGTGGCTGAAGaag GAGTGATCTCGGTGAGTATCGGAAAAGATAACGATCAGCTTGAAGTGGTCGGAGAAGGGGTTGATTCTGTGTGTTTGGCAAAATCTCTTCGGAAGAAATTTTGTTTTGCTGATATTTTAAGCGTTGCAGAAGTGAAGCCGGAGAAGAAGTCACCGGAAAAATGTCAGCTGCCATTTTGTATGTTCCCGCCGCCGCCTTGCCAACCTTTCTACGAGCGCCACTATTATGATGATCCTGGAAATCCTAGTTGTTGCGTTATGTAA
- the LOC121758405 gene encoding uncharacterized protein LOC121758405 isoform X2 has translation MMNDRRWIKYYSSADDILLVGEGDFSFSLSLGTAFSNSSKIVATSLDTYEELLQKYKNAMKNVVFLGILGAFVLHGVDAARMRTHPHLQFKKFDYIVYNFPHAGFCLREDNPDMLRHKSNATFDRWKIEDLGLECSLVCIAQDEFRIEEFPGYNNKRGSSSRADEPFPLGPCKTYRFRLISSWMFHLMRQMHPVPSSFASQMFPNPPPRPLVPQHQPLITTVDDHGSARGYCTCWDCRTRRDSSTKQRQMHPSASRMFPNPPPITTVGDHGAARRYYASECCCGSWDCRTSRDSSTKRHQMHSVPPFASQMFPNPPPLVQQHQPPITTVDDHGAARQYYASECLCWDCRTTRDTSTKRRRLG, from the exons tctctctctttggGGACGGCTTTTTCCAATTCTTCCAAAATCGTCGCAACTTCACTCGACACTTACG AAGAATTACTCCAGAAATACAAGAATGCAATGAAGAATGTGGTGTTTTTGGGAATCCTAGGGGCTTTTGTGTTACACGGAGTGGATGCAGCCCGAATGCGGACTCATCCTCACCTCCAATTCAAAAAATTTGATTACATTGTTTATAACTTTCCACATGCTGGTTTTTGCCTCAGGGAAGATAATCCAGACATGTTGAG GCACAAATCGAATGCAACCTTTGACCGCTGGAAAATCGAGGATCTTGGGTTGGAGTGTTCATTGGTTTGCATTGCGCAAGATGAGTTCAGAATAGAAGAATTTCCAGGCTACAACAACAAAAGGGGGTCCAGTTCTAGAGCTGATGAGCCGTTTCCACTCGGCCCTTGCAAGACCTACAGATTCAGACTGATATCTTCTTGGATGTTTCATTTGATGCGTCAGATGCATCCAGTGCCTTCTTCTTTTGCATCTCAGATGTTTCCGAACCCTCCTCCCCGGCCTCTCGTCCCGCAACACCAGCCTCTGATCACAACAGTTGATGATCATGGATCTGCACGGGGATACTGCACATGTTGGGATTGCAGGACAAGAAGAGATTCTTCAACAAAACAGCGTCAGATGCATCCTTCTGCGTCTCGGATGTTTCCAAATCCTCCTCCGATCACAACAGTAGGTGATCATGGAGCTGCACGGCGATACTATGCAAGTGAGTGCTGCTGTGGAAGTTGGGATTGCAGGACAAGTAGAGATTCTTCAACAAAACGGCATCAGATGCATTCAGTGCCTCCTTTTGCATCTCAGATGTTTCCAAATCCTCCTCCTCTCGTCCAGCAACACCAGCCGCCGATCACAACAGTTGATGATCATGGAGCTGCGCGGCAATACTATGCAAGTGAGTGCCTATGTTGGGATTGCAGGACAACTAGAGACACTTCAACAAAACGGCGTCGCCTCGGCTAA
- the LOC121758405 gene encoding heavy metal-associated isoprenylated plant protein 41-like isoform X1 encodes MMNDRRWIKYYSSADDILLVGEGDFSFSLSLGTAFSNSSKIVATSLDTYEELLQKYKNAMKNVVFLGILGAFVLHGVDAARMRTHPHLQFKKFDYIVYNFPHAGFCLREDNPDMLRMHRDLVRGFLLNASCMLHFDGEIHIRHKSNATFDRWKIEDLGLECSLVCIAQDEFRIEEFPGYNNKRGSSSRADEPFPLGPCKTYRFRLISSWMFHLMRQMHPVPSSFASQMFPNPPPRPLVPQHQPLITTVDDHGSARGYCTCWDCRTRRDSSTKQRQMHPSASRMFPNPPPITTVGDHGAARRYYASECCCGSWDCRTSRDSSTKRHQMHSVPPFASQMFPNPPPLVQQHQPPITTVDDHGAARQYYASECLCWDCRTTRDTSTKRRRLG; translated from the exons tctctctctttggGGACGGCTTTTTCCAATTCTTCCAAAATCGTCGCAACTTCACTCGACACTTACG AAGAATTACTCCAGAAATACAAGAATGCAATGAAGAATGTGGTGTTTTTGGGAATCCTAGGGGCTTTTGTGTTACACGGAGTGGATGCAGCCCGAATGCGGACTCATCCTCACCTCCAATTCAAAAAATTTGATTACATTGTTTATAACTTTCCACATGCTGGTTTTTGCCTCAGGGAAGATAATCCAGACATGTTGAG GATGCATAGGGATCTTGTCCGTGGATTCTTACTGAACGCTAGCTGCATGCTGCATTTTGATGGCGAAATACATATCAGGCACAAATCGAATGCAACCTTTGACCGCTGGAAAATCGAGGATCTTGGGTTGGAGTGTTCATTGGTTTGCATTGCGCAAGATGAGTTCAGAATAGAAGAATTTCCAGGCTACAACAACAAAAGGGGGTCCAGTTCTAGAGCTGATGAGCCGTTTCCACTCGGCCCTTGCAAGACCTACAGATTCAGACTGATATCTTCTTGGATGTTTCATTTGATGCGTCAGATGCATCCAGTGCCTTCTTCTTTTGCATCTCAGATGTTTCCGAACCCTCCTCCCCGGCCTCTCGTCCCGCAACACCAGCCTCTGATCACAACAGTTGATGATCATGGATCTGCACGGGGATACTGCACATGTTGGGATTGCAGGACAAGAAGAGATTCTTCAACAAAACAGCGTCAGATGCATCCTTCTGCGTCTCGGATGTTTCCAAATCCTCCTCCGATCACAACAGTAGGTGATCATGGAGCTGCACGGCGATACTATGCAAGTGAGTGCTGCTGTGGAAGTTGGGATTGCAGGACAAGTAGAGATTCTTCAACAAAACGGCATCAGATGCATTCAGTGCCTCCTTTTGCATCTCAGATGTTTCCAAATCCTCCTCCTCTCGTCCAGCAACACCAGCCGCCGATCACAACAGTTGATGATCATGGAGCTGCGCGGCAATACTATGCAAGTGAGTGCCTATGTTGGGATTGCAGGACAACTAGAGACACTTCAACAAAACGGCGTCGCCTCGGCTAA